The Astatotilapia calliptera chromosome 17, fAstCal1.2, whole genome shotgun sequence genome has a segment encoding these proteins:
- the pex26 gene encoding peroxisome assembly protein 26, which translates to MNSFQAASPPLSAAVTQMFNTLESAAEQMMVHRDFQAAFDTCLSGLESLAGLEPEDSRCAELKAGFCILGIQALAELNQWRDVLCWVLQQYEQEKIPAKIMQMCILLYSKVGEPAVMQEVTRAWLHYPSNSRATSFGTVAELYLLHVLVPLGEADEARELVTGEVFSSAFTEEHRQTALDIIEEKERQNQDPPLNPRMSGSSDVTEHPVSSQGTLVHKLEAVIRFLYRKLLMIGSGSFPFRRIFLTAILLYMLFFRMDPALPSAFMWISKLLQLLKQMWNAMFAPYYQAVTQSKGL; encoded by the exons ATGAACAGCTTCCAGGCCGCGAGCCCTCCGCTCTCTGCTGCTGTGACCCAGATGTTCAACACTCTGGAGTCGGCTGCAGAACAAATGATGGTGCACAGAGACTTCCAAGCAGCTTTTGACACATGTCTCAGTGGTCTGGAGAGTCTCGCCGGCCTGGAGCCcgaggacagcag ATGTGCAGAGCTCAAGGCTGGTTTCTGCATCTTAGGGATTCAGGCTCTGGCTGAGCTCAATCAGTGGCGTGATGTCCTCTGCTGGGTTCTGCAACAGTATGAGCAGGAGAAAATACCAGCGAAGATCATGCAGATGTG TATACTTCTTTACTCCAAGGTGGGTGAGCCTGCTGTAATGCAGGAGGTGACCAGAGCCTGGTTACACTACCCATCCAACAGCAGGGCAACTAGCTTCGGGACGGTGGCAGAGCTGTACCTGCTGCATGTCCTTGTGCCGCTGGGAGAGGCAGACGAGGCTCGGGAGCTGGTCACAGGCGAGGTTTTTAGCAGCGCCTTCACAGaagaacacagacagacagcgcTGGATATCatagaagaaaaagagcgacaAAATCAAGACCCTCCTCTAAATCCCAGGATGAGTGGAAGCTCTGACGTCACCGAACATCCTGTCTCATCCCAAG GTACTTTAGTCCATAAACTTGAGGCTGTGATCAGGTTTTTATACCGAAAACTCCTGATGATTGGCTCCGGCTCATTCCCTTTCCGGAGAATCTTTCTGACTGCCATCCTCCTCTACATGCTCTTTTTTCGGATGGATCCAG CTCTCCCGTCTGCATTCATGTGGATTTCTAAACTTCTGCAGCTGCTCAAACAGATGTGGAACGCCATGTTTGCACCGTATTATCAGGCAGTCACTCAGAGCAAAGGACTGTAG
- the usp18 gene encoding ubl carboxyl-terminal hydrolase 18 isoform X3 encodes MSTGISHFFSRLTLENHLFIVDHSQPDGMRGLSNYCLSCCVNSLLQTFSATWEIAELLERWDVAGARGDARNVALHLKRVLEAMRGDLPQLAPHRDFLHCLDQNHFRLNVQHDADEVFLSILNFIHQQMDNRVLAGEIQDLYKISVETHLQCLKCNSIQTETSYMLSLPLYVKEDDNSLEGCMNSFFEHQELKGINSCFCAHCGTKNPSRQGVKLLSLPRILCMNLKRFRNSRGSTHKLDCRVPFPETFDFSQSLQDVFAENFAQNECRYTLYAVVVHSGYAMFGHYTAYVRHRENKCWYYADDSHVQQTSWEEVQRTYGGRHSRTAYMLMYRRDSEEWRPRPELSG; translated from the exons ATGTCTACTGGGATCTCCCATTTCTTTTCTAGACTTACTCTGGAGAATCACTTATTTATAGTGGATCATTCTCAACCCGATG GGATGAGAGGCCTCTCCAACTATTGTCTATCATGCTGTGTGAACAGCTTGCTGCAGACTTTCTCTGCTACCTGGGAAATAGCAGAACTGCTAGAAAG GTGGGATGTAGCTGGTGCGAGAGGAGATGCTCGTAATGTCGCGCTGCATCTAAAGAGAGTTCTTGAGGCCATGCGGGGTGACCTCCCTCAGCTCGCTCCACATCGTGACTTCCTCCACTGTCTGGACCAAAACCACTTTCGAC TTAATGTGCAGCATGATGCAGATGAGGTGTTCCTCTCGATTCTCAACTTCATTCACCAGCAGATGGACAACAGAGTTCTG GCTGGGGAAATTCAGGATCTGTACAAGATTTCAGTGGAGACACACCTGCAGTGTTTAAAGTGCAACTCCATCCAAACTGAAACCAGCTACATGCTCAGCCTGCCGCTTTATGTAAAGGAGGACGACAACTCTCTT GAGGGCTGCATGAACTCTTTCTTTGAGCATCAGGAGCTCAAGGGCATAAACTCCTGCTTTTGTGCACACTGTGGAACTAAGAACCCATCCAGACAG gGTGTCAAACTCCTCTCACTGCCTCGTATCTTGTGCATGAACCTGAAGCGATTTCGGAACAGCCGCGGTTCCACACACAAACTTGACTGCAGGGTTCCTTTCCCAGAAACCTTTGATTTCTCCCAGAGTCTCCAAGATGTGTTCGCCGAAAACTTTGCACAG aaTGAGTGCAGGTACACCTTGTACGCAGTGGTCGTGCACTCTGGTTATGCAATGTTTGGGCACTATACTGCTTACGTCCGCCACAGGGAGAACAAGTGCTGGTACTATGCAGATGATAGCCACGTACAGCAG ACCTCCTGGGAAGAAGTGCAGAGAACATATGGAGGACGACACAG TAGAACGGCGTACATGTTAATGTACAGAAGAGATTCAGAAGAATGGAGGCCACGGCCTGAACTTTCTGGCTGA
- the usp18 gene encoding ubl carboxyl-terminal hydrolase 18 isoform X4 has product MGSRLSLRDGHGQQQHSGMRGLSNYCLSCCVNSLLQTFSATWEIAELLERWDVAGARGDARNVALHLKRVLEAMRGDLPQLAPHRDFLHCLDQNHFRLNVQHDADEVFLSILNFIHQQMDNRVLAGEIQDLYKISVETHLQCLKCNSIQTETSYMLSLPLYVKEDDNSLEGCMNSFFEHQELKGINSCFCAHCGTKNPSRQGVKLLSLPRILCMNLKRFRNSRGSTHKLDCRVPFPETFDFSQSLQDVFAENFAQNECRYTLYAVVVHSGYAMFGHYTAYVRHRENKCWYYADDSHVQQTSWEEVQRTYGGRHSRTAYMLMYRRDSEEWRPRPELSG; this is encoded by the exons ATGGGTTCACGGTTGTCATTaagagatggacatggtcagcaacaacactcag GGATGAGAGGCCTCTCCAACTATTGTCTATCATGCTGTGTGAACAGCTTGCTGCAGACTTTCTCTGCTACCTGGGAAATAGCAGAACTGCTAGAAAG GTGGGATGTAGCTGGTGCGAGAGGAGATGCTCGTAATGTCGCGCTGCATCTAAAGAGAGTTCTTGAGGCCATGCGGGGTGACCTCCCTCAGCTCGCTCCACATCGTGACTTCCTCCACTGTCTGGACCAAAACCACTTTCGAC TTAATGTGCAGCATGATGCAGATGAGGTGTTCCTCTCGATTCTCAACTTCATTCACCAGCAGATGGACAACAGAGTTCTG GCTGGGGAAATTCAGGATCTGTACAAGATTTCAGTGGAGACACACCTGCAGTGTTTAAAGTGCAACTCCATCCAAACTGAAACCAGCTACATGCTCAGCCTGCCGCTTTATGTAAAGGAGGACGACAACTCTCTT GAGGGCTGCATGAACTCTTTCTTTGAGCATCAGGAGCTCAAGGGCATAAACTCCTGCTTTTGTGCACACTGTGGAACTAAGAACCCATCCAGACAG gGTGTCAAACTCCTCTCACTGCCTCGTATCTTGTGCATGAACCTGAAGCGATTTCGGAACAGCCGCGGTTCCACACACAAACTTGACTGCAGGGTTCCTTTCCCAGAAACCTTTGATTTCTCCCAGAGTCTCCAAGATGTGTTCGCCGAAAACTTTGCACAG aaTGAGTGCAGGTACACCTTGTACGCAGTGGTCGTGCACTCTGGTTATGCAATGTTTGGGCACTATACTGCTTACGTCCGCCACAGGGAGAACAAGTGCTGGTACTATGCAGATGATAGCCACGTACAGCAG ACCTCCTGGGAAGAAGTGCAGAGAACATATGGAGGACGACACAG TAGAACGGCGTACATGTTAATGTACAGAAGAGATTCAGAAGAATGGAGGCCACGGCCTGAACTTTCTGGCTGA
- the usp18 gene encoding ubl carboxyl-terminal hydrolase 18 isoform X2 yields the protein MICYFNRIYIKNAGFSTADCAFPFLFIFTHAHTRWCSGGLIHGVTGCYLTLVTLTGMRGLSNYCLSCCVNSLLQTFSATWEIAELLERWDVAGARGDARNVALHLKRVLEAMRGDLPQLAPHRDFLHCLDQNHFRLNVQHDADEVFLSILNFIHQQMDNRVLAGEIQDLYKISVETHLQCLKCNSIQTETSYMLSLPLYVKEDDNSLEGCMNSFFEHQELKGINSCFCAHCGTKNPSRQGVKLLSLPRILCMNLKRFRNSRGSTHKLDCRVPFPETFDFSQSLQDVFAENFAQNECRYTLYAVVVHSGYAMFGHYTAYVRHRENKCWYYADDSHVQQTSWEEVQRTYGGRHRTAYMLMYRRDSEEWRPRPELSG from the exons ATGATTTGCTATTTTAATAGAATATATATCAAAAATGCGGGGTTCTCCACAGCTGACTGtgcttttccatttttatttattttcacacatgcacacacccgcTGGTGCTCTGGTGGGTTGATTCACGGTGTCACAGGCTGTTATTTAACCCTTGTTACTCTTACAGGGATGAGAGGCCTCTCCAACTATTGTCTATCATGCTGTGTGAACAGCTTGCTGCAGACTTTCTCTGCTACCTGGGAAATAGCAGAACTGCTAGAAAG GTGGGATGTAGCTGGTGCGAGAGGAGATGCTCGTAATGTCGCGCTGCATCTAAAGAGAGTTCTTGAGGCCATGCGGGGTGACCTCCCTCAGCTCGCTCCACATCGTGACTTCCTCCACTGTCTGGACCAAAACCACTTTCGAC TTAATGTGCAGCATGATGCAGATGAGGTGTTCCTCTCGATTCTCAACTTCATTCACCAGCAGATGGACAACAGAGTTCTG GCTGGGGAAATTCAGGATCTGTACAAGATTTCAGTGGAGACACACCTGCAGTGTTTAAAGTGCAACTCCATCCAAACTGAAACCAGCTACATGCTCAGCCTGCCGCTTTATGTAAAGGAGGACGACAACTCTCTT GAGGGCTGCATGAACTCTTTCTTTGAGCATCAGGAGCTCAAGGGCATAAACTCCTGCTTTTGTGCACACTGTGGAACTAAGAACCCATCCAGACAG gGTGTCAAACTCCTCTCACTGCCTCGTATCTTGTGCATGAACCTGAAGCGATTTCGGAACAGCCGCGGTTCCACACACAAACTTGACTGCAGGGTTCCTTTCCCAGAAACCTTTGATTTCTCCCAGAGTCTCCAAGATGTGTTCGCCGAAAACTTTGCACAG aaTGAGTGCAGGTACACCTTGTACGCAGTGGTCGTGCACTCTGGTTATGCAATGTTTGGGCACTATACTGCTTACGTCCGCCACAGGGAGAACAAGTGCTGGTACTATGCAGATGATAGCCACGTACAGCAG ACCTCCTGGGAAGAAGTGCAGAGAACATATGGAGGACGACACAG AACGGCGTACATGTTAATGTACAGAAGAGATTCAGAAGAATGGAGGCCACGGCCTGAACTTTCTGGCTGA
- the usp18 gene encoding ubl carboxyl-terminal hydrolase 18 isoform X1, with product MICYFNRIYIKNAGFSTADCAFPFLFIFTHAHTRWCSGGLIHGVTGCYLTLVTLTGMRGLSNYCLSCCVNSLLQTFSATWEIAELLERWDVAGARGDARNVALHLKRVLEAMRGDLPQLAPHRDFLHCLDQNHFRLNVQHDADEVFLSILNFIHQQMDNRVLAGEIQDLYKISVETHLQCLKCNSIQTETSYMLSLPLYVKEDDNSLEGCMNSFFEHQELKGINSCFCAHCGTKNPSRQGVKLLSLPRILCMNLKRFRNSRGSTHKLDCRVPFPETFDFSQSLQDVFAENFAQNECRYTLYAVVVHSGYAMFGHYTAYVRHRENKCWYYADDSHVQQTSWEEVQRTYGGRHSRTAYMLMYRRDSEEWRPRPELSG from the exons ATGATTTGCTATTTTAATAGAATATATATCAAAAATGCGGGGTTCTCCACAGCTGACTGtgcttttccatttttatttattttcacacatgcacacacccgcTGGTGCTCTGGTGGGTTGATTCACGGTGTCACAGGCTGTTATTTAACCCTTGTTACTCTTACAGGGATGAGAGGCCTCTCCAACTATTGTCTATCATGCTGTGTGAACAGCTTGCTGCAGACTTTCTCTGCTACCTGGGAAATAGCAGAACTGCTAGAAAG GTGGGATGTAGCTGGTGCGAGAGGAGATGCTCGTAATGTCGCGCTGCATCTAAAGAGAGTTCTTGAGGCCATGCGGGGTGACCTCCCTCAGCTCGCTCCACATCGTGACTTCCTCCACTGTCTGGACCAAAACCACTTTCGAC TTAATGTGCAGCATGATGCAGATGAGGTGTTCCTCTCGATTCTCAACTTCATTCACCAGCAGATGGACAACAGAGTTCTG GCTGGGGAAATTCAGGATCTGTACAAGATTTCAGTGGAGACACACCTGCAGTGTTTAAAGTGCAACTCCATCCAAACTGAAACCAGCTACATGCTCAGCCTGCCGCTTTATGTAAAGGAGGACGACAACTCTCTT GAGGGCTGCATGAACTCTTTCTTTGAGCATCAGGAGCTCAAGGGCATAAACTCCTGCTTTTGTGCACACTGTGGAACTAAGAACCCATCCAGACAG gGTGTCAAACTCCTCTCACTGCCTCGTATCTTGTGCATGAACCTGAAGCGATTTCGGAACAGCCGCGGTTCCACACACAAACTTGACTGCAGGGTTCCTTTCCCAGAAACCTTTGATTTCTCCCAGAGTCTCCAAGATGTGTTCGCCGAAAACTTTGCACAG aaTGAGTGCAGGTACACCTTGTACGCAGTGGTCGTGCACTCTGGTTATGCAATGTTTGGGCACTATACTGCTTACGTCCGCCACAGGGAGAACAAGTGCTGGTACTATGCAGATGATAGCCACGTACAGCAG ACCTCCTGGGAAGAAGTGCAGAGAACATATGGAGGACGACACAG TAGAACGGCGTACATGTTAATGTACAGAAGAGATTCAGAAGAATGGAGGCCACGGCCTGAACTTTCTGGCTGA